The following is a genomic window from Methanoplanus sp. FWC-SCC4.
TATTTCATGATTTAAATCTTGCCTCACAGTACTGTGACAGACTCATTATAATGAATGAGGGAAAAATTGTCGCAGGAGGAAAACCGGAGAGTGTTCTTACAAGAGAAAATCTGGCTTTATATTTTGGTATCGAAGCTTTTGTTGAGAAAAACAATCTTTCAGGAAAGCCTTACATAAGGCCTTTGATAAATCCGCTGAAAAAATTCAGCAGTGTTGAAAAGGTTCATATTGTCTGCGGAGGCGGAACAGGCTCAGATCTCATGCAGATGCTTAAAGGAGCAGCTTTTAACATTAGTGCCGGAATTTTGTGTGCAGGTGATACCGATTACAAGACTGCAAAGGAGCTTTTGATCGATACTCTCTGCGTTCCTCCTTTTACTGAAATTACTGAAAATAATATTGCCTCGTTAAAAGATATGATTGAAAAGTCTGATGCCGTAATTTTAACGATGATGCCGGTTGGACCTGGCAATATATGCAATATCGAAGCTTTAAGGGATATTAACAAGCCTGTGTTTATATTTCAGCCTTCATCCATGGATATTTCCTGTTATGATTTTTGTGAAGGCAGGTTTGCAGATCAGCTCATGTATCTTATTGAGAATGGTGCAAAGGTTGTAAAAAGCATAAATGAACTCTCAGATTCTCTGAGTCAAAAATACACAGAATAGAAGTTTAATAAAAATTTGGGTTTATGGCCCATTTTTATTGGTTGATATTTTCAACTGCAATATCGACGACTGATGCCAGTCCTTCTTTATTCCATTTCTCAGAACTTATTACAAGATCATATATTGAAAGGTTATAGATATCGATATCATAGTATTTTTTGTATCGTGCAGCTTCGGATGCTTCGCGTAATACTGTCTCGTTCTTTGCGGATTCAAAAATCACATTTTCACGTTCAGCAATTCTCTCAGCCCGACATTCAGGTGATGCCAAAACCCAGATTTTCAAATCTGCATTCCGGATCATATGTCCGGCAAGTCTGCCTTCGATAATTATATTGTCTTTTTGTTCTCCAATCTCTTTTTGTCTCTTATCAATTAAACTGTCGACAGCGGGATCCTCTTCACACAATTTTCCGAAATCAATTAAATTCATATCTTTTTCACTGGCAAGTGAACGAAAGACTTCCCCTGCTGATATGAGTTCAAAAGAATATTTTTCGGAAAGATGTTTTGCAAGTGATGTTGTCCCGCTGCCCGGAGGACCGCTGACAGTAATTCGCAAATCAAAGGCCTCCTATATCCAGAGTTTTGCGAATTACCTGACTTAGTGTCAGTGAACAGATCATGTACCAGAGAATCCACGCCGGGAGGAATGAGAAAGTTGGATCGATCAGATTTAATTCTCCCAGATAGGGAAATGTTATTGTTCCCATTTCAGGAGCTTTTTGCAACAGCCACAGAAATATGGGTATTGTGATTATCATGATCCATCCCATTGGCTTGAACTGTTCCTGGGACATTTGAAGCTGATCCTGCATCATCTTGTCGCGTTTTTCGTTTAATTTGCGTAATTTCTTTTCATCTCCGGAAAGCTGAGCCTCTCTGAAAACTTTCTGGAAATCACGCATCTTCTTTTGCACTCTCTGCATCTTCTCATAGTCAATAGTGTACTTTTGAAGAAGAGATGAATAACATCCTGTTATTACTGCAAGAATAAGAATCATAACAGGCCATGAAACACCCAAAAATTGATGTATCGGACTTAAAATAACATCCGCAGCGTTTGCGATTCCATTTCTTAAAAAAGGAACGCTGTACACAACCATGGCAAGGACCATTATAATGAGGAATGTAAACATTCCTGCAGGTTTTGCATTTGTCTTTGCCATAAAAATGCTCACCTCAGAAGTGCTACCATTTCACCGACTGCATTTTCAAGAAGGAAGTCAAGATTCTTAACAATCTTAACAGTACATCCTGTCATCATTGCATATGATGCTGCCATGTAACGGTTAAAGCGCTGATGATCCTTAATTGTTGAATATCCTTCCATATCCCTTGTGCGTGAAGTGTCTGAAAGACGACGCTTTAAGATCTGATCTTCATCAGTTTCAACCAGCACAATGATATCCGGGTTTAATTCCTGTAATACCCACGATGGCAGGCCTGCAAGGTAACCATGTGGAGTACTTACTGTGCAGTGTGTGTCAATTATGACATTATCCTGTATTTTTGCGATGACCTGTGCTGCAGTTTTCTGCAAAGCTCTCTGGAGTTCCTGATCCAGTTTGCGCATTTCATCACGGTCGTTAACAATTCCCTGATCACATGCAACTTCAAACATACATGTGCCGAAATTGATAGAGGTGTAATTGACACCTTCTTCTTTTAATGCTTCAAGTGAAGAGTCAATTACTGTAGTCTTTCCAACGCCCGGTACCCCTGTTATGACAACTTTTTTTCCTTTTGACAATTTTATCACTCCTTTCCGAAGAAACCACGCATGACCGGATACATTTCCATGATCTGCTCACTTGCAATTTCCTCATAGAGACGGTAGACAATACTGACGGTCAGCAGGAGACCGGTACCTCCAACAGCTCCGATAACACCAAGATAGTTTGCAAGAACACTTAAAATACCCACAGCAATACCACCAATGACTGTTACACGGGGGATATAGCGGTCAAGATATTTTACGAGAACCTGCTCGTTTCTACGGTATCCCGGAATGTGCATACCACTCCTCTGGATCTGTCTTGCAACATGTGATGAATCAAGGCCTGCTGTTTTTACCCAGAACAGAGCAAAGATTGCACCACCGACTACCATTACAAAGAAATCAATTCCCATACGTAATATGACTTCCCATACCGGATGGCCGAGATCAATAACCCACCACATCCAGTCAGTCGGCCTGTTGATTGGTGCTGTGATATACATAATTCCGTTTACAGGATTCTGACCATCAAACTCTCCGAGGATTGTAATTCCCATGTTATTGAGGAACAATCCGAGCATCTGCCAGTTAGCCTGAAGAACACGAACAAGAATCATTGGCAGAACACTTGCGTAAATAAGTTTTACAGGGAATCTGCCTCTTGCACCTCGTACAGCCGAGTGTGCAAGCGGAATTTCAATTCTTGTTGATTCTGCATATACTACAAGACCAAATATTATGAGTGTTGTCAGAAGGGCAAGTACATCAAGCCCGAAGTATTCTACAAAATTGGCTCCTTCTCCTATAACTGCGAACAGACGGGGGAAGAAACCAACAGGATATGCATCGTTTACAGGAGCCCAGTTAAGGAAACCGTTAATCAGCCCCTGTGAAACACCTGCCACAATGAAGAGACCTACACCGGAACCGACACCCCATTTGGTAACTACTTCGTCCATCAGGAAGATTAGAAAACCACCGATACACAGCTGGATAAATATCAGTAATGATACCAGACCCATACTGCCTCCAAACAACTGCATTGCAATTGCAGGGTCAGGTGTTAAGAAACCTCCAATGACATTTGGTGCAGCTTCAAAAATGATCATAACGAATATGAGCAGTTTCTGAAGGCCCATGTACATGACCTGGCCACGTGCGTCTGAAGTGTTAATACCAAGAAGGTCAGCACCGTTTAATAGCTGGAGAACAATTGATGCAGTGACGATCGGTCCGATACCCAGGTGGACAATCGTTCCACTTGCACCGGCTAGCAGGGCACGGTACATACCGAGCCAGTCCTGCGTGTCGGGACTGAGACCGAATATCTGAACATTAGTTAACAAAAAATACAATATCAGAACTGCAACTGTCCACATCATCTTATTTTTGAAGTGGACGTGCCCCTCCGGACTCCTGACAGCGGGCATTGCCGCCAACAGGGGTTCCATTCTATCCAGCATTGCTCCCATATTTAGGTTCACCAAAAAAATGAATTAATTTTAAGCAGCCAGAATCTGGCCGCCGTTCTCTTCGATTTTTGCTTTGGCAGTTTCGGAAAATGCCTCGGCGGTTATGTTCATCTTATGTGTAACTTTTCCACCGCCAAGTATTTTATTAATTCCGATCTGCTCTGCATCTAAGATTATTGTGTCGCCATCGACAGTGGCGAATCCCCTTGCGACAAGTGAATCGATCATCTGATCGATATCGCCGATATCAAGGACTTTGTTTGCAGATCCGGTCTGGTTGAAAAATCCGTGTTTTCCATTGTGAACCTGACCTGCAAGGAGGAAGTGTGTGAAACGGTGGTCTCTGTGACCTGCACGTCCTTTTCCTCCACGATTTCCTGCACCACGACGATTTTTGTGTGTTCCACCACCGCATGTACGGGAACCACGGTATTTTGATCTTTTGTTTACAGGCATCTCCTTTTCACCTCATTCTGTAAAGAAGGTTGTTTATCTCGCTTCCATAGTTACCAAGTGCTCCACCCTGCTGGTATGTGCGCTTGATAGACTTGTATCCTTTTCTAGGCGGGTGAAGGCGCAGAACTGGTTTTAATCCCGGAAGATCTGTAAGCTGTGCTTCTCCTGAACAGATTGCATTTGCAAATGAACTGATGTCTGCGAACTTTGAGTTCTCTTTGACATATTCATCTGTAAGTTTTACGTCTCCTGTCAGGCGTCCGCGTGTTTCAAGGATTGTTGCAAGTACTTCTGAGTTTACTTCGCCGTATGCCACGTAATCCTTTACTTTCCTGATCATACCTGCATATGCAGGTGTGTCAGGGATAAGGACACAGTGGTTTATGTGGTGGAGGCGGAGCATTTTGAGTGTGTCTTTGATCTCTTTTCTGGTGTTTACAACACCACGAACCTGAACAACGACGTACATTATTGTGAGCCTCCCATTCTTACAAGGTTAGCCTGCTTGAGTGCATCGTAAGTTGCTTTTGCATAGTTTATGGTTGTACGTGTGTTACCGCTTGAGTAAGTCCATACATCACGAATACCTGCAAGGTGTAATACTTTCTTTCCGATGTCACCCGTTACAAGTCCGATTCCCTGTGGTGCCGGCACGAGTGTAACTTTTACACTGCCTGCCTTTCCTGTAGCACGGACGGGGATTGAATGACCCTCACCACATGCACATTCCCAGCTGCCACAGCCTCTTTTGACTTTGATTATATTGATTTTTGCATTGGCAATTGCCTTTTTAATTGCATTTCCGACCTGGGCATCCTTTGCCTGGCCAAAGCCAATGTAACCATTGCTGTTTCCTACTACAACAGCACAGCGGAATTTAACACGTCTGCCACTGTCGGTCATTCTCTGCACCATGTTGATGTCGAGTACTTCATCTTCAAGATCCGGGAGGAAGTAGTCAACGATCTGTGGCTCTTTGATTGGTCTTCCGCTTTCAAGCACAGTGTCAAGGCTTGGGATTTCTCCGGCGGCTACCTTCTTTCCGAGACCGGTGAGAGGAATCCATTCTTCCTGTTCAAAGGCCATTATCTCAGCTCCTTCATAATTGCATCTTCAACTGCTTCGACATTTTCTACAAGATCGCCTGCTCTCTCAGGAGCGTATTCTGCGATGTGTACTCCTTTTACCCTGTCATCATCAGGAAGGATATCCTCGCCATGAGGAATGTTGAAGCCTGCATTTACAGCTCCTTTCAGTGCTGCAAATATTTTTGCGCCGTATGTTGCACGGTGAAGACCAATGTCCAGAATTGCTTCTTCGTAGCCTGCATTGAATGCCTTGACTGCAAAGAGCATACCTGTAAGGTATGCAGCTGGTGTGTTTCCGGTTGCACCTTTGTAGCCATATTTTTCAAGTTCACTTGAATATGCGGCAACAAGTGTTCTGTCACCATCAAGGTGAGCTTCAACAAGCTGACAGATGATCTGTTTGTTAGTCTTACGAACGACCATACGTGGTTTCTCGGAGAGGAGAAGTTTTAAGCGCTTGTAGTAGTCTGTTTTGCCTTCTCTGCGTCTGCGGAACTGGACAAAATATCTTGGACCTGTTGCCATTATTCCATCCTCCCTGAGATCTGCTCAAGCTGTGCCTTCATGTGGGCAACACTTCTGAACTGCCCTCCAGCTGCTTTTCTGTACATAATTCTGTATAAATGTGCGTCAATCTCGCCTTCATCACGGAGTGTGCGAAGTTCTCTTCTGATTGCGCGTATTTTTCTAATCCATATGCGCTTGGATGGATTGCGTGCTCCTGCTGCACCTTTCCTGCGTCCTGCACCTTTACAGTGACCGTATGAACGCTTTGCTGCAAGTACACGTGCTCTTCCGCGGCTTATGCCCTTTACAGGTCTGGCGGAAATTGCACCTTCTTCAACAAGTCCTCTGATATCTTCGCGTGAAATAGCATTGGAGATCTCCTCTGCATTTTCAGGGTTCAGACATACACGGTTTACACCACATTTGAGAACTGCTGCTGCCATACGCTTCTGGTTTTTCAGATCACTCATTGTCTTTCACCTCTTCTGCTGCTTCAGCGACCTCTCCGGTCTTTATTGAAACATCCTTTGGGTTTATGACTTTAAGTGTAAGCTCTGCAGCTTTTTCCTGAATTGAAGCACGCTTTTTGTTTCCAACAGCTGCAGCAATCCTGATTGCCTGAATCTCTGAGTTAAGACCTTCGAGATCTGCTATGTTGAATACAAGTACTTCTTCGTATCCTGACGGGTGCATTCCGCGGACTGCCTTCGGGCTTCCAAAGCCTGATCTTGGGTGGCGTCCTTTTGCACGGTACTGCTTCCTCTGTTTGCTCTGAAGACCACGTGGTCTTCTCCAGGTGTCTTCAAGTTTCTTTTTCCGGGACAGACCCTGGCGCTTAAAGGTTGCACGCTGGGCGTTCCTTGCCCTTATCAGTCTTATTTTATCGTCAACCATTTTTCATCACGCCTTGTTTACGATGTAAATTCCGTCCTGGAAAACGCGTGAATCACGTCCACGGACTTTTGTTGCTCTCTCAATTCTCCCTGATGCAGTTCCTACCATTTCTTTGTTAATTCCTGTCAGTGTGATTTCATCACCGCTGATTTTAATCTTGACACCTTCTGGAATTTCAGCGAAACGGGATTCCTTTTCACCGAGGAAGTTTGCGATCTCAAGTTTGTTTCCGCTGGTCTTGAGCTGAATTGGGAAGTGACTGTATACAACTTTCATTGTATAGACATACTCTTCGGTAACGCCTCTGCACATATTTTTTGCGTGTGATGCGTATGTTCCGAGCATAGCGGTAATCTTCTTCCTTGTTGATTCGGTTGAAACAACGAATTCCCCTTCTTCAATTTTTATGTTGACATTGGGGTAGTGCATATTTCTCTCAATTTTTCCTTTAGGTCCGGAAACAGAGAGAGTTGAACCGATAATTTCAGCGTTGACACCCTCCGGAATTGTAACTTTTCTTTCTGTGATCATTTCCTGTCACCTTTAGTATACATATCCGAGAAGTTCTCCGCCTACACCGAGACGGCGTGCATTTTCGTGTGACAGAACACCCTTTGATGTTGTAATCAGGAGTATTCCAAAGTTCTTTGCAGGGAGGTACTGGTTTTCCCATTTTTCAAGTTCATCAACACTAACAGCAAAACGCGGGCTGATAACGCCGCATTTGTTTATGTTTCCGTTGAGTGAGATCCTGAACTGTCCGCCTCTGCCGTCATCGATAAGCTCGAAGCTTTCAATGTAGTTCTCTTCCTTCATGATGCCGAGCATTGCTCCAAGAAGTTTGCCTGCGGGTTCGACAATACATTCTGTCTTACCTACGTCAGAGGCGTTTTTGATAGCGCTCATTGCATCTGCAATTGGATTAAGCCTTGTCATCTTTAAACACCCTCTTAGTTCATCTTCTTAAAGCCGATCTTCGGAGCAGA
Proteins encoded in this region:
- a CDS encoding uL15m family ribosomal protein, coding for MPVNKRSKYRGSRTCGGGTHKNRRGAGNRGGKGRAGHRDHRFTHFLLAGQVHNGKHGFFNQTGSANKVLDIGDIDQMIDSLVARGFATVDGDTIILDAEQIGINKILGGGKVTHKMNITAEAFSETAKAKIEENGGQILAA
- a CDS encoding 30S ribosomal protein S8, with translation MTRLNPIADAMSAIKNASDVGKTECIVEPAGKLLGAMLGIMKEENYIESFELIDDGRGGQFRISLNGNINKCGVISPRFAVSVDELEKWENQYLPAKNFGILLITTSKGVLSHENARRLGVGGELLGYVY
- a CDS encoding 30S ribosomal protein S5, giving the protein MAFEQEEWIPLTGLGKKVAAGEIPSLDTVLESGRPIKEPQIVDYFLPDLEDEVLDINMVQRMTDSGRRVKFRCAVVVGNSNGYIGFGQAKDAQVGNAIKKAIANAKINIIKVKRGCGSWECACGEGHSIPVRATGKAGSVKVTLVPAPQGIGLVTGDIGKKVLHLAGIRDVWTYSSGNTRTTINYAKATYDALKQANLVRMGGSQ
- a CDS encoding ABC transporter ATP-binding protein; the encoded protein is MIKIENLFAGYGSEDILKDISTGFYGGEFIGILGRNGSGKTTLLKTISRVLDYRCGKIELFQKPLESYSPKEIAGKLSVVPQETLINFDYSVYDIIMMGRYPHMKRFSGETAVDRRIVDEVMEKTNVSRYRNKSVTEISGGERQRVLIARALAQQPQILLLDEATSHLDINHQIEILNLIKNLDDKVTRIAIFHDLNLASQYCDRLIIMNEGKIVAGGKPESVLTRENLALYFGIEAFVEKNNLSGKPYIRPLINPLKKFSSVEKVHIVCGGGTGSDLMQMLKGAAFNISAGILCAGDTDYKTAKELLIDTLCVPPFTEITENNIASLKDMIEKSDAVILTMMPVGPGNICNIEALRDINKPVFIFQPSSMDISCYDFCEGRFADQLMYLIENGAKVVKSINELSDSLSQKYTE
- a CDS encoding 50S ribosomal protein L18, giving the protein MATGPRYFVQFRRRREGKTDYYKRLKLLLSEKPRMVVRKTNKQIICQLVEAHLDGDRTLVAAYSSELEKYGYKGATGNTPAAYLTGMLFAVKAFNAGYEEAILDIGLHRATYGAKIFAALKGAVNAGFNIPHGEDILPDDDRVKGVHIAEYAPERAGDLVENVEAVEDAIMKELR
- the rpl6p gene encoding 50S ribosomal protein L6, encoding MITERKVTIPEGVNAEIIGSTLSVSGPKGKIERNMHYPNVNIKIEEGEFVVSTESTRKKITAMLGTYASHAKNMCRGVTEEYVYTMKVVYSHFPIQLKTSGNKLEIANFLGEKESRFAEIPEGVKIKISGDEITLTGINKEMVGTASGRIERATKVRGRDSRVFQDGIYIVNKA
- a CDS encoding adenylate kinase; translated protein: MSKGKKVVITGVPGVGKTTVIDSSLEALKEEGVNYTSINFGTCMFEVACDQGIVNDRDEMRKLDQELQRALQKTAAQVIAKIQDNVIIDTHCTVSTPHGYLAGLPSWVLQELNPDIIVLVETDEDQILKRRLSDTSRTRDMEGYSTIKDHQRFNRYMAASYAMMTGCTVKIVKNLDFLLENAVGEMVALLR
- a CDS encoding 50S ribosomal protein L32e translates to MVDDKIRLIRARNAQRATFKRQGLSRKKKLEDTWRRPRGLQSKQRKQYRAKGRHPRSGFGSPKAVRGMHPSGYEEVLVFNIADLEGLNSEIQAIRIAAAVGNKKRASIQEKAAELTLKVINPKDVSIKTGEVAEAAEEVKDNE
- a CDS encoding 50S ribosomal protein L19e, with product MSDLKNQKRMAAAVLKCGVNRVCLNPENAEEISNAISREDIRGLVEEGAISARPVKGISRGRARVLAAKRSYGHCKGAGRRKGAAGARNPSKRIWIRKIRAIRRELRTLRDEGEIDAHLYRIMYRKAAGGQFRSVAHMKAQLEQISGRME
- the secY gene encoding preprotein translocase subunit SecY, yielding MGAMLDRMEPLLAAMPAVRSPEGHVHFKNKMMWTVAVLILYFLLTNVQIFGLSPDTQDWLGMYRALLAGASGTIVHLGIGPIVTASIVLQLLNGADLLGINTSDARGQVMYMGLQKLLIFVMIIFEAAPNVIGGFLTPDPAIAMQLFGGSMGLVSLLIFIQLCIGGFLIFLMDEVVTKWGVGSGVGLFIVAGVSQGLINGFLNWAPVNDAYPVGFFPRLFAVIGEGANFVEYFGLDVLALLTTLIIFGLVVYAESTRIEIPLAHSAVRGARGRFPVKLIYASVLPMILVRVLQANWQMLGLFLNNMGITILGEFDGQNPVNGIMYITAPINRPTDWMWWVIDLGHPVWEVILRMGIDFFVMVVGGAIFALFWVKTAGLDSSHVARQIQRSGMHIPGYRRNEQVLVKYLDRYIPRVTVIGGIAVGILSVLANYLGVIGAVGGTGLLLTVSIVYRLYEEIASEQIMEMYPVMRGFFGKE
- a CDS encoding DUF106 domain-containing protein, whose amino-acid sequence is MAKTNAKPAGMFTFLIIMVLAMVVYSVPFLRNGIANAADVILSPIHQFLGVSWPVMILILAVITGCYSSLLQKYTIDYEKMQRVQKKMRDFQKVFREAQLSGDEKKLRKLNEKRDKMMQDQLQMSQEQFKPMGWIMIITIPIFLWLLQKAPEMGTITFPYLGELNLIDPTFSFLPAWILWYMICSLTLSQVIRKTLDIGGL
- the cmk gene encoding (d)CMP kinase; this encodes MRITVSGPPGSGTTSLAKHLSEKYSFELISAGEVFRSLASEKDMNLIDFGKLCEEDPAVDSLIDKRQKEIGEQKDNIIIEGRLAGHMIRNADLKIWVLASPECRAERIAERENVIFESAKNETVLREASEAARYKKYYDIDIYNLSIYDLVISSEKWNKEGLASVVDIAVENINQ
- a CDS encoding 50S ribosomal protein L30, producing MYVVVQVRGVVNTRKEIKDTLKMLRLHHINHCVLIPDTPAYAGMIRKVKDYVAYGEVNSEVLATILETRGRLTGDVKLTDEYVKENSKFADISSFANAICSGEAQLTDLPGLKPVLRLHPPRKGYKSIKRTYQQGGALGNYGSEINNLLYRMR